In the Streptomyces sp. WMMC940 genome, CCTGCCGGGCGACGTGAGCGCCGAGTGGTATCCGGACGGCTCCGCACTGCTCGTCGCGCACAGCTTCGAGGCGCGCAGCGATCTGTGGCGGTTCGACCCGGCCACGCGCGAGCTGACCCGGGTGGAGACCCCGGCGGGGACGGTCTCGGGCGCGACGGCCAGGCCGGACGGGACGGTGGAGTACGTGTGGTCGTCCGCCGCGCAGCCCCCGAAGGTCCGCTCCACCGCGGGCCGGGAGGTACTGGACCCGCCGGGTCTGAAGGCGCCCGGTTCGGTCGGTGTGGAGGACGTGTGGGTGGAGGGCCCCGGCGGCCGGATCCACGCGCTGGTGCAGCGACCCGAGGGCGAGGGGCCGTTCCCCACCGTCTTCGACATACACGGCGGCCCGACCTGGCACGACAGCGACGCCTTCGCGGCCGCGCCGGCGGCCTGGGTGGACCACGGTTATGCGGTGATCCGGGTCAACTACCGGGGCTCGACCGGCTACGGGCGGGCGTGGACGGACGCCCTGAAGCACCGCGTCGGTCTGATCGAGCTGGAGGACATCGCGGCGGTCCGAGAATGGGCCGTGGCCTCCGGCGTGGCCGACCCGGCGAAGCTGGTGCTGTCGGGGGGCTCGTGGGGCGGCTATCTCACCCTGCTCGGACTCGGCACACAGCCCGGCTCCTGGGCCCTGGGCCTGGCGGCGGTGCCCGTCGCGGACTACGTCACGGCGTACCACGACGAGATGGAAGCCCTGAAGGCGATGGACCGCACACTGCTCGGCGGCACTCCGGAGGAGGTCCCCGAGCGCTACGAGGCCTCGTCCCCGCTGACGTACGTGGACGCGGTCACGGCTCCGGTGTACATCTCGGCCGGGGTCAACGACCCGCGCTGCCCGATCCGCCAGGTGGAGAACTACGTGGACCGCCTCGCGGCCCGCGGCGCGGTCCACGAGGTGTACCGGTACGACGCGGGTCACGGCTCGCTGGTGGTGGAGGAGCGGATCAAGCAGGTGCGGCTGGAGTTGGCCTTCGCGGAGCGGCACCTGCGGTAGCGGTGCCGGCTCCACGGCCGCCACGGGTCCCGCCCACCACGGGCCACGGCCGCAACGAGTGACGGAGGCTGTCCGTTCGGGCAGCCTCCGGGCACCGGCGGGCGGGGCGCCAAACGGGACCCGGGAGAGGGGGAAAGCGGGGCGTTCCGTACCGTGGAGGCGTGTACCGGTTCCTGCTGACGCCCCGCTGGTGGGGGATCAATGTCTTCGTCGCACTGGCGATCCCTTTCTGCATCTTCATGGGGACCTGGCAGCTCGGCCGGTTCGAGGACCGCGTCGACACCCACCGGGCCGCCGAGCAGCGCCCGGAGCCGGGCGAACGCGCCGCGGCACCGCTCGCGGAGCTGCTGCCGGTGGACAAGAACACCTCGGGGCGGCTCGCCACGGCCGCCGGCAGGTACGGCGAGCAGTTCCTCGTGCCGGGCCGGGAACTGGACGGTCGGCGCGGCTCGTACGTTCTGACGCTGCTCCACACCGACGGCGGCAGGGCGCTGCCGGTGGTGCGGGGCTGGCTGCCCACCGGGGCGACGCCACCGCCCGCTCCCGCCGGTGAGGTGACGGTCACGGGGGCGCTGCAGGCCTCGGAGACACAGGGCAGCGAAGGGGTGCGCACTGCGGGCGGCCTGCCGAGCGGCCAGCTCGGCATGATCAGCGCCGCCTCGCTGGTGAACCTCGTCCCGGACGATGTGTACGACGCGTGGATCACGCTCACCACGGCGCCGGACGGGATGCGTCCGGTGCCTGCGGCCGCGCCGCAGGGCAGCGGTCTCGACCTCAAGGCGTTCCAGAACCTGGGCTACACGCTGGAGTGGTTCGCCTTCGCCGGCTTCGTGCTGTTCATGTGGTTCCGCTTCGTCCGCCGCGAGGCGGAGGCGGCCAAGGACCAGGCGCTCGGTATCGACCCGGTGTGATGCGGCTCCACAGCACGGCGTCATCCGGCCTCCGCGGGTGGACGTGACGGCGCCGGCAGCGTCCCGGCCCACCCGGCGGCACGGCCGGTGAGCCGCCGGGTACCACCACGTCCCGAAGGGCTGAAGGGCCGGCCCGGCACGCGCCGGTGGACGGGGCACCATGCACGCCGGTGGCCCGTCAGCGCATCCACACCGCTGGACCGTCACCGCGCACGCCGGGCCGAGAACGGCGTGCGGTCAGGACGGGTTGAGCAGGCCCGTGCGGTAGATCGTGCCGGCGCAAGCGTTGGGGACCGCGGCCTCCGCGTTCGGGCCGCCCGCCTCGGGGGTGTGGACCACCGAGATGCTGCCGTCCGCGACGGTCCCGTCGTCGAGTTGGGGCTCGGTGTTCGTCGCCGTGCCCGCGCCGTCGGTCGTGCCCGAAGCGCCGTCCGTGGGTGTGGGGTCGGGAGATGCGCCCGTCGTCGGACAGGTCTCCGAGGGGACGAAGGCGAACTTCACCTCGTACGACGCCTCGGGCTTGAGCACCACGGCGCCGATCTCCTGGGACGGGTCGGGCAGTCCGCTCGCCGCGTCCCCGGTGGTGTGCGTGACCACACTGATCTTCGTGGCGTCCGCGGCACCCGCCGTACGGAAGCTGACCGCACCCGCAGCCCCGATCGAGCACTCGCTCGGGGAGACATTGGAAATGCGGAACGTGCCGTACACCTTGCCGTCGGCCTCGGCGGCACCGGCCTGCGCCGCGCTCACACCGAGCTGGCCGGCTTCACATGCGGGTGTGGAGGCGACGGCGCTGTCGGTCGGGGTGGTCCCCGTGCCGCCCGGGATGCCCGCGGTCGCGGCGGCACCCAGGGTCGGCGACTGCTGCGTGGCGCTCGGTGCTCCGGGGACGCTCGGCTGTCGTCCGGCGGGGTCGCCGTTCGCCGCCTGCCCGCCGTCGAGGCGGTCCTGCTCGCCGGTGCCGCCCTGGGCCTGCTCGCCGTGCCCGGCGTTCACCGGCTGGTCGTCGAGGCCGCCCGAGTTCGCCACATGGACGAAGGCGGGGACTGCGGTGCCGAGAAGGATCACGGACGCGGCCAGGCCGACCAGGGCCTGGCGCTTGCGTGCGCGCCGCGCCGGCACGGCCCGGCGCAGATGCTCCAGGGCGCCGTCGGCGGGTTCGAGGGTGCCGACTGCGTCGTGGAGCAGTCGCCGCAGGTCCGGTTCGTCCCGGTCCGCCGGGTCCTCGTGGCCGGCACCGGCCGGCGTCGTTCCGTCCTGGCCCGGTCCGCCTCCCAGCAGGTCACGGAGCAGGCGGTCCCGGCCCGGCAGGCCGCCGGCGGGAGCGTCCGCGCCGGCGGGCAGGTCACCCCGGGGTGTGTCACCCCCGAGCCCCTGGTCGTCCGTTCCGTTCCGCGGCCCGTCGTTCACAGTCTCTTTCCCAGTCCGGTCGTTCAACGGCCCGTCCGGCCCGTAAAGCTCAGTCGTGTGCTTGCCGTCCGGTGCTTCACCACCGGACGGGCCCTGCGCGGCGCCCTTCCCCGGAAGGTCATCCCGAGGGGCGTCCTCGCGGCCGTGCTCGTGCCCGCGTTCGTGCCCGGTCATGCCGTGGCCTCCATGGCGACGCGCAAGGCCGCGATGCCCCGTGAGCCGTATGCCTTCACCGAGCCCAGCGATACGCCGAGCGTCTCGGCGACCTGGGCCTCCGTCATGTCGGCGAAGTAGCGGAGCACCAGCACCTCGCGCTGCCGCCGCTGGAGGCCCTTCATGGCCTTGATGAGCGCGTCCCGCTCCAGCTGGTCGTACGCGCCCTCCTCCGCGCTCGCCATGTCGGGCATCGGTTTGGAGAGCAGCTTCAGCCCGAGGATCCGCCGGCGCAGCGCGGACCGTGACAGATTGACGACCGTCTGCCGCAGATAGGCGAGGGTCTTCTCCGGGTCGCGGACGCGGCGGCGCGCCGAGTGGACGCGGATGAACGCCTCCTGGACGACGTCCTCGCAGGACGCGGTGTCGTCCAGCAACAGGGCCGCGAGACCGAGCAGCGACCGGTAGTGGGCGCGGTAGGTCTCGGTGAGATGGTCGACCGTGGTGCCCGCGGCCACCGCCTCCTCAGCGCTCTCGCGCTGGGACGGTATGGGGGCAGAGTGCGCAGCCGGCATGGGAGCGATCACCGGCATCCCGCCGCCGGAGCCCCTGCCCGGGACGGGCGAAGGGCGGGGCACCCGGAGCGGGAGCACCGTGATGCCGCGCGCCGGAGCCCGACCGGCGCCCCGGACCGGAGGCGGGCCCAGGGGCCGGGCCGGGGCGAACGCCCTGCCGCGGACCGGGGCCACCGCGGCGATGTCGAGTACTTCTGCCACGCCTGTTGGACATGCCGACCCCCCTCAGGGTTGTACGCGCACACCATCGCTTGTGACGACGCACCGTATGCCCTCATGCGCTCCCGATCTTCCCCAATGCCCCATTTGTCATGGCTTATCGCGGCACCGCGAAGGGACGACCGCATAGACGCTCCCCGCACAGCAACCGGTTGCACAGTGGCGCAAATGCATCGTCGGACATGCCATCACCCCAGTTCAAGGGGCACGTCCCGGATGTTTGATCACAGGGGGGTTCACAGATCCTACAAAGAAGCACCGACACTCTGCTCAGAATTCGCGGGCGATCGCCTCTGCCAGCTGAGCGGTGTTCAGGGCCGCACCTTTGCGGAGGTTGTCCCCGCACACGAAGAGATCCAGGGCCCTCGGGTCGTCCATGGCCCGCCGGACGCGTCCGACCCAGGTCGGATCGGTGCCCACCACATCGGCGGGCGTGGGGAATTCACCGGCCTCGGGGTCGTCGAAGAGCACCACGCCCGGCGCCGTGGCGAGGATGTCGTGGGCCCGCTCGACGGAGACCTCGTGCTCGAAGCGCGCATGCACCGAGACCGAGTGGGCTGTGACGACCGGCACACGCACACAGGTCGCGGAGACCCGGAGTTCGGGCAGATCCAGGAGCTTGCGGGTCTCGGCACGGATCGCGACTTCCTCCGAGGACCAGCCGTCGTCCTCGAGCGCCCCGGACCAGGGGACCACGTTCAGCGCCGTGGGCGCCGGGAACGGGCCGAGTCCGTCGCCGACCGCCCGGCGCACATCGCCGGGACCGGTGCCCAGTTCGGTGTCCGCGACCAGCGCGAGCTGGGTGCGGAGCGCCTCGACACCGCACTGTCCGGCACCGCTGACCGCCTGGAGGGCGGAGACCACGAGTTCGTCCACGCAGAACTCGGCGTGCAGCGCGCCCACGGTGACGATCATCGCCAGGGTGGTGCAGCCCGGGCTCGCGACGATGCCGCGCGGCCGGAGCCGCACGGCATGCGGATTGATCTCGGGTACGACGAGGGGGACGTCGTGATCCAGCCGGAAGGCGGCCGAGTTGTCCACGACCACCGCGCCCTTGGCGACGGCGACCGGCGCCCACTGGGCCGCGACCGGGGCCGGCACCAGGAACAGCGCCACGTCGACCCCCGTCAGCGCCGCCTCGGAAAGGGCGACGACCTCGGTCTCCTCGCCGCGGACGGCCAGCTTGCGGCCGGCCGAACGCGGTGAGGCGACCAGGCGTATCTCGCCCCAGACGTCCGCTCGCTGGGACACGATCTGGAGCATCACCGCACCGACGGCTCCGGTCGCACCCACGACCGCGAGCGTCGGCTTGCGGTTCATCGCGCGACCACCGTCGCGCGCCGAGCGGTCACCGGCCGGTGCCTCCGTAGACGACGGCCTCGTCGGAGTCGCTGTCGAGGCCGAAGGCGGTGTGGACGGCCCGGACGGCCTCCTTGACGTCGTCGGCGCGGGTCACGACCGAGATGCGGATCTCGGAGGTGGAGATCAGCTCGATGTTCACGCCGGCGTCGGACAGCGCCTCGAAGAAGGACGCCGTGACACCCGGGTTGGTCTTCATGCCCGCGCCGACGAGCGAGATCTTGGCGATCTGGTCGTCGTAGCGCAGCGACTCGAAGCCGATGGCGCTCTTGGTCTTCTCGAGCGCGTCGATCGCCTTGCGGCCCTCGGTCTTCGGGAGGGTGAAGGAGATGTCGGTGAGGCCCGTGGACGCGGCGGAGACGTTCTGCACCACCATGTCGATGTTGATCTCGTTGTCCGCGATGGTGCGGAAGATCGCGGCGGCCTCGCCCGGCTTGTCCGGGACACCGACGACGGTGATCTTCGCCTCGGAGGTGTCGTGGGCGACTCCGGAGATGATGGCCTGCTCCACCTTGCGGGCTCCTTGCTCGGCGTGCGGTTCGTTGCTGACCCAGGTGCCCCGCAGCCCCGAGAAGGACGAGCGG is a window encoding:
- a CDS encoding S9 family peptidase encodes the protein MPAWEQRFRAPRVSLPDWAEDAPDRALFVSNATGTYELYAWDRATGGQRQATDRPNGTTDGILTPDGAWIWWFSDTDGDEFGVWMRQPFGGGPDELATPGLAPSYSAGVALGRDGTAVVGRSTDEDGTTIHVVRPGGAPVEIYRHRESAGVGDLSYDGTLLALEHTEHGDAMHSALRVVRLDGTTVCELDDTEGGSEELGLEVLGFAPVQGDTRLLVGHQRRGRWEPMLWDVATGEQTDLAIDLPGDVSAEWYPDGSALLVAHSFEARSDLWRFDPATRELTRVETPAGTVSGATARPDGTVEYVWSSAAQPPKVRSTAGREVLDPPGLKAPGSVGVEDVWVEGPGGRIHALVQRPEGEGPFPTVFDIHGGPTWHDSDAFAAAPAAWVDHGYAVIRVNYRGSTGYGRAWTDALKHRVGLIELEDIAAVREWAVASGVADPAKLVLSGGSWGGYLTLLGLGTQPGSWALGLAAVPVADYVTAYHDEMEALKAMDRTLLGGTPEEVPERYEASSPLTYVDAVTAPVYISAGVNDPRCPIRQVENYVDRLAARGAVHEVYRYDAGHGSLVVEERIKQVRLELAFAERHLR
- a CDS encoding SURF1 family protein, with product MYRFLLTPRWWGINVFVALAIPFCIFMGTWQLGRFEDRVDTHRAAEQRPEPGERAAAPLAELLPVDKNTSGRLATAAGRYGEQFLVPGRELDGRRGSYVLTLLHTDGGRALPVVRGWLPTGATPPPAPAGEVTVTGALQASETQGSEGVRTAGGLPSGQLGMISAASLVNLVPDDVYDAWITLTTAPDGMRPVPAAAPQGSGLDLKAFQNLGYTLEWFAFAGFVLFMWFRFVRREAEAAKDQALGIDPV
- a CDS encoding SigE family RNA polymerase sigma factor; amino-acid sequence: MAEVLDIAAVAPVRGRAFAPARPLGPPPVRGAGRAPARGITVLPLRVPRPSPVPGRGSGGGMPVIAPMPAAHSAPIPSQRESAEEAVAAGTTVDHLTETYRAHYRSLLGLAALLLDDTASCEDVVQEAFIRVHSARRRVRDPEKTLAYLRQTVVNLSRSALRRRILGLKLLSKPMPDMASAEEGAYDQLERDALIKAMKGLQRRQREVLVLRYFADMTEAQVAETLGVSLGSVKAYGSRGIAALRVAMEATA
- a CDS encoding aspartate-semialdehyde dehydrogenase, with translation MNRKPTLAVVGATGAVGAVMLQIVSQRADVWGEIRLVASPRSAGRKLAVRGEETEVVALSEAALTGVDVALFLVPAPVAAQWAPVAVAKGAVVVDNSAAFRLDHDVPLVVPEINPHAVRLRPRGIVASPGCTTLAMIVTVGALHAEFCVDELVVSALQAVSGAGQCGVEALRTQLALVADTELGTGPGDVRRAVGDGLGPFPAPTALNVVPWSGALEDDGWSSEEVAIRAETRKLLDLPELRVSATCVRVPVVTAHSVSVHARFEHEVSVERAHDILATAPGVVLFDDPEAGEFPTPADVVGTDPTWVGRVRRAMDDPRALDLFVCGDNLRKGAALNTAQLAEAIAREF